Proteins encoded in a region of the Babesia bovis T2Bo chromosome 4 map unlocalized Chr4_2, whole genome shotgun sequence genome:
- a CDS encoding 2Fe-2S iron-sulfur cluster binding domain family protein, with product MRYLLSALLRLRCYSTRYNIQTFYNYNSYNTRRFFSTNIAKQNGDSVTFVFINADDCEIEATVPVGTTILEAAHQYNVELEGACDGCMACSTCHVIFDQETYDALPEPEEEELDMLDLAPCLTNTSRLGCQIKLCPSHEGIRVRLPKITRNFYVDGHVPAPH from the exons ATGAGGTACCTTCTATCAGCACTGCTGCGACTGAGGTGTTATTCAACTCGATACAATATACAGACTTTTTATAATTACAACTCTTACAACACAAGGAGGTTTTTCAGCACCAACATCGCAAAACAAAATGGAGACAG TGTCACTTTTGTCTTCATCAATGCTGACGACTGTGAAATAGAAGCCACTGTACCAGttggtactactatactCGAAGCTGCGCATCAGTATAACGTTGAATTAGAAG GTGCGTGTGATGGCTGCATGGCGTGCTCTACTTgccatgttatatttgaCCAGGAAACCTATGACGCGCTTCCGGAGccagaagaagaagagCTTGACATGTTAGATCTTGCCCCGTGTCTAACTAATAC ATCCAGGTTGGGATGTCAGATAAAGCTATGCCCCTCTCACGAAGGCATACGTGTTCGTCTACCTAAGATAACTAGAAACTTTTACGTGGATGGGCACGTTCCAGCGCCTCATTGA
- a CDS encoding Prenyltransferase-like family protein, giving the protein MDDERRDKILKGIHSYFVEFFHQGMVFVQDTEVMPREILKRRRNHEAQLLKGMYWAFFALHLLHKTFGIATNEQLERINVQENADTDSSDDEECDDVYDSVNYSGFHSDGVPEQSTMRDTSDPPNQFADLRLLGMPTRGMLVADLDTTLLEGKDVDTILRFLKSCQREFVYQDYTFLGFANSDDRRRFTANISSTLMAINTYRLIGDYLNIKSSLGFLKHMSWIYQTEELLSYISLLYVPRMGYYKKSLMPLVTENADIRHTTSAVLSTSISLRISGYQNAYYRMKIAEWIHVDEVVANVIKHFNDDGGVGLSPNSESHCGAAFCAIAIFTVTETMTTVPRYLLVKLKSWLLKRLTAFGGVSGRVGKAEDVCYSFWLLATLSLLNKFGVNSQILRGREMIRFIERCQTSSGGIAPYPCDEGEPGNPDPFHSFAALLTITLIEEERQQAEVSVLQSLI; this is encoded by the exons ATGGATGACGAACGTAGGGACAAGATACTCAAGGGAATACATTCGTATTTTGTCGAATTCTTCCATCAGGGCATGGTCTTTGTGCAGGACACAGAGGTAATGCCCAGAGAGATCCTGAAGCGTAGGAGAAACCATGAGGCACAGTTGCTCAAGGGTATGTATTGGGCATTCTTTGCTTTGCATTTGTTACATAAAACATTTGGTATAGCAACGAACGAGCAATTGGAACGCATTAATGTCCAGGAAAATGCAGATACGGATTCCAGCGACGACGAGGAATGTGATGATGTCTACGACAGCGTTAACTACAGTGGGTTTCACTCAGATGGTGTACCTGAGCAATCTACTATGCGAGACACTTCTGACCCACCTAATCAATTTGCTGATTTGCGTTTGCTGGGCATGCCCACTAGGGGGATGCTAGTCGCGGACTTGGACACTACCTTGCTTGAAGGCAAAGATGTGGATACGATTTTACGATTCCTCAAATCATGTCAAAGGGAATTCGTATATCAGGACTATACATTCTTGGGATTTGCTAACTCTGATGACAGACGCAGGTTCACTGCCAACATTAGTAGTACCCTTATGGCTATAAACACGTATCGTCTAATCGGTGACTACCTTAACATTAAATCAAGTTTGGGCTTTCTCAAGCATATGAGCTGGATATACCAAACTGAGGAACTACTCTCCTATATAAGTTTGCTATATGTTCCCCGAATGGGATATTATAAGAAATCATTGATGCCCTTAGTGACAGAAAACGCGGACATACGTCACACAACCTCTGCAGTGTTATCTACATCTATATCCCTCAGGATATCCGGTTACCAAAATGCATACTATCGCATGAAGATTGCAGAATGGATTCACGTTGACGAAGTGGTTGCAAATGTGATTAAGCACTTCAATGATGACGGGGGAGTAGGGTTATCCCCTAATTCTGAGAGTCACTGCGGTGCTGCCTTCTGCGCTATAGCTATCTTTACTGTGACTGAGACCATGACTACTGTTCCTAGGTATCTTTTGGTTAAGCTAAAAAG CTGGTTGCTGAAGAGGCTCACGGCATTTGGAGGCGTTTCAGGTCGTGTAGGCAAGGCTGAGGACGTATGTTACTCATTTTGGTTACTCGCCACTCTTAGTCTATTGAACAAGTTTGGTGTCAATTCGCAAATACTCAGGGGACGTGAGATGATTAGATTTATTGAAAGATGTCAAACTTCATCCGGTGGCATTGCACCGTATCCGTGTGACGAGGGCGAGCCCGGCAATCCGGACCCTTTCCACTCGTTCGCAGCGTTGCTGACTATTACATTAATAGAGGAGGAGCGCCAGCAGGCGGAAGTATCCGTGTTGCAATCGCTCATATAA